In Aridibaculum aurantiacum, the following proteins share a genomic window:
- the ileS gene encoding isoleucine--tRNA ligase, whose amino-acid sequence MNKYREFSGLNLPAIEKEILAKWEESQAFEKSVDLREGATPFVFYEGPPSANGMPGIHHVISRTLKDLVCRYKTMRGFQVKRKGGWDTHGLPVELGVEKMLGITKEDIGKTISVADYNETCRKEVLKYKDKWDELTQKMGYWVDLKDPYITFDNKYIETLWWLLKRLYDKGLLYQSVSIQPYSPGAGTGLSSHELNQPGTYKDVKDTSTVAMFKLLKNDKSNFLVEKANNEDIYFLAWTTTPWTLPSNLGLTVGPAIDYVLVKTFNPYTHLPINVIMAKALLHKFFKPEGENGDFENYAEGVKLLPWQVLAEVKGADLEFVEYEQLLPYEANSPANINSLTGEAPQPFRVILGDFVTTEDGTGIVHTAPAFGADDYRVGKKYNIGILTMVDREGKFVDGLGEFSNRFVKNYKDEKDFADVNVDISVKLKKENRAFKVEKYEHSYPHCWRTDKPVLYYPLDAWFIKTTALKDRMVELNKTINWKPKSTGEGRFGNWLENMVDWNLSRSRYWGTPLPVWRTEDGAEEVCIGSIEELNAGIRKASEVLGGDVNKNYLHEGILDLHKPYVDEIILVSESGREMRRVPDLVDVWFDSGAMPYAQWHYPFENKDLVDEGKAFPADFIAEGVDQTRGWFYTLHALGSLLFDSVAYKTVVSNGLVLDKNGNKMSKRLGNVVDPFQTIEKFGADATRWYLITNASPWDNLKFDIAGIQEVQRKFFGTLYNTYQFFVLYSNLDGFAFKEEYIPLDQRPEIDRWILSSLNTLVKTVTEEMDDYEPTQAGRAIEDFVDEHLSNWYVRLCRRRFWKGEYEQDKIAAYQTLYECLETVVRLIAPISPFFADAVFQNLNGVTGRFKAESVHHVDFPVANENAIDRDLEERMQLAQDASSLILSIRKKVNIKVRQPLQKVLIPVLNPVMKVQLQKVEDLVKSEVNVKEIQYLEETAGFINKKIKPNFVALGKKLGPKMKAVSTALAKFNQQDITTMEKDGQYILDIDGEPLTLQANEVEITAEDIPGWSVASKSSLTVALDITITDELKREGEAREFVNRIQNLRKDSGFDLTDRIVIEIEQNDQIADSVNTYNKYICAEILADNIHFVNELANGIEIEVNDIRLKVSVTKNT is encoded by the coding sequence ATGAATAAATACAGAGAGTTTTCGGGCCTCAACCTGCCGGCAATAGAAAAGGAAATATTGGCCAAATGGGAGGAGAGCCAGGCTTTTGAAAAAAGTGTAGACCTGCGTGAGGGGGCCACTCCCTTTGTTTTTTACGAAGGGCCACCCAGCGCCAACGGTATGCCCGGCATTCACCACGTTATTTCCCGTACACTAAAAGACCTGGTGTGCAGGTACAAAACCATGCGCGGCTTCCAGGTAAAAAGGAAAGGCGGCTGGGATACACATGGCTTGCCGGTAGAACTAGGCGTGGAAAAGATGCTGGGGATCACCAAAGAAGATATTGGCAAAACCATTTCTGTAGCTGATTATAATGAAACCTGCCGCAAAGAGGTACTGAAGTACAAGGACAAGTGGGATGAGCTGACCCAAAAAATGGGTTACTGGGTTGACCTGAAAGACCCTTACATCACTTTTGATAATAAATATATAGAGACACTTTGGTGGCTGCTAAAGCGCCTGTACGATAAGGGATTGTTGTACCAGAGCGTGAGCATCCAACCGTACAGCCCGGGTGCAGGTACGGGTCTTAGCTCCCACGAACTCAACCAGCCTGGTACATATAAAGATGTAAAGGACACATCTACAGTGGCGATGTTTAAGCTGCTGAAGAACGACAAGTCGAACTTCCTGGTAGAAAAAGCAAATAATGAGGATATTTATTTCCTCGCCTGGACCACTACACCTTGGACCTTACCTTCCAATCTTGGTCTTACCGTAGGACCAGCTATTGATTATGTGCTGGTGAAAACCTTTAACCCATACACACATTTGCCTATAAATGTGATAATGGCAAAGGCGCTGTTGCACAAGTTCTTCAAGCCTGAAGGAGAGAATGGAGATTTTGAAAATTATGCAGAAGGGGTGAAGCTACTGCCATGGCAGGTGTTGGCAGAAGTAAAAGGTGCAGATCTTGAATTTGTAGAATACGAGCAACTGTTACCATATGAAGCTAACAGTCCTGCGAACATTAATAGCCTTACTGGTGAAGCACCGCAGCCATTCCGCGTTATCCTGGGTGATTTTGTAACAACTGAAGACGGTACAGGTATCGTGCATACAGCACCTGCATTTGGCGCCGATGACTATCGCGTTGGTAAAAAATACAACATTGGTATTCTTACCATGGTAGACCGCGAAGGGAAATTTGTGGATGGACTAGGTGAATTCAGCAACAGGTTTGTAAAGAATTATAAAGACGAAAAAGATTTCGCTGATGTGAATGTAGACATCAGCGTGAAGCTAAAGAAAGAGAATAGAGCATTTAAAGTAGAGAAATACGAACACAGCTATCCTCACTGCTGGAGAACTGATAAGCCGGTGCTTTACTACCCGCTGGATGCATGGTTCATAAAAACCACTGCGCTAAAAGACCGGATGGTGGAGCTAAACAAAACCATCAATTGGAAGCCAAAATCAACCGGTGAAGGCCGTTTTGGAAACTGGCTGGAGAACATGGTGGACTGGAACCTGAGCCGTAGCCGCTACTGGGGTACACCACTACCGGTATGGCGCACAGAAGATGGAGCAGAAGAAGTATGTATTGGTTCTATAGAAGAATTAAATGCCGGCATCCGCAAAGCAAGTGAAGTATTGGGTGGTGATGTAAACAAGAACTACCTGCACGAAGGCATCTTGGATCTGCACAAACCGTATGTGGATGAAATCATACTCGTAAGCGAAAGCGGCAGAGAAATGAGGCGTGTTCCCGACCTGGTGGATGTATGGTTTGACAGTGGTGCCATGCCTTATGCGCAGTGGCATTACCCATTTGAAAATAAGGACCTTGTAGATGAAGGAAAAGCTTTTCCTGCTGATTTTATAGCCGAAGGTGTAGACCAGACACGCGGTTGGTTCTATACACTTCACGCTTTAGGGTCTTTGCTATTTGATAGCGTAGCTTATAAAACGGTTGTTTCCAATGGGCTTGTTCTTGACAAGAACGGGAACAAGATGAGTAAGCGACTGGGAAATGTGGTTGATCCATTCCAGACAATTGAAAAGTTTGGAGCTGATGCTACCCGCTGGTACCTCATTACCAATGCCAGCCCGTGGGATAACCTGAAGTTTGACATAGCAGGAATACAGGAAGTGCAGCGCAAGTTCTTCGGCACCTTATACAATACCTACCAGTTCTTCGTATTGTACAGCAATCTTGATGGTTTTGCTTTCAAAGAAGAATACATACCACTTGACCAGCGCCCTGAGATCGACAGGTGGATACTGTCGTCGCTCAATACGTTGGTAAAAACGGTTACTGAAGAAATGGATGATTACGAGCCTACACAGGCTGGTCGTGCCATTGAAGATTTTGTAGACGAGCACCTGAGCAACTGGTATGTGCGCCTTTGCCGCCGCCGTTTCTGGAAAGGTGAATACGAGCAAGATAAGATTGCGGCTTACCAAACGCTGTACGAGTGCCTGGAGACAGTGGTAAGGTTGATTGCACCAATCTCTCCATTCTTTGCCGACGCAGTTTTCCAAAACCTGAACGGCGTTACCGGCAGGTTTAAGGCTGAAAGCGTACATCATGTTGATTTCCCTGTAGCCAATGAAAATGCAATTGACAGAGATTTAGAGGAGCGCATGCAACTAGCACAGGACGCTTCCTCTCTTATATTAAGCATTCGGAAAAAGGTGAACATTAAAGTGCGTCAGCCTTTGCAAAAAGTGCTGATCCCGGTTCTAAACCCGGTGATGAAGGTGCAGCTGCAAAAGGTGGAAGACCTGGTAAAGTCGGAAGTGAATGTAAAGGAGATACAGTACCTGGAGGAAACAGCAGGTTTTATAAACAAGAAGATAAAGCCAAATTTTGTTGCTCTTGGTAAGAAGCTGGGACCGAAGATGAAAGCAGTGTCTACAGCCCTTGCGAAGTTTAATCAACAGGATATCACCACAATGGAGAAAGATGGTCAATATATTTTGGACATAGATGGTGAACCCCTTACCTTGCAAGCAAACGAAGTAGAGATAACAGCAGAAGACATACCGGGTTGGAGTGTAGCAAGTAAAAGTAGCCTTACAGTAGCCCTGGATATCACCATCACCGATGAGCTAAAGCGAGAAGGAGAAGCACGGGAATTCGTTAACCGTATCCAAAATCTAAGGAAAGACAGTGGCTTCGATCTTACTGACAGGATCGTTATTGAGATCGAGCAGAACGACCAGATCGCAGATTCCGTAAATACGTACAACAAATATATTTGCGCGGAAATTTTGGCAGATAACATCCACTTTGTTAACGAGCTTGCCAATGGCATCGAAATTGAAGTAAATGATATCCGGCTAAAAGTGAGTGTAACTAAAAACACATAA
- a CDS encoding TraR/DksA family transcriptional regulator yields MKKASDNTKESKATTTVKKAAVVPEAKAAKAAPAKPVEDKKTAKAAAPAKTEEKAPAAKAPAAKKAEPKAAKPVVIPKTSTDKKVDYEPDFMKSVLDTPAPTPQGPTMRYSDAELQEFRELINKKLDAAKKELAYLQGLITRRDELGGDETDNRYMTMEDGGMSMEREQLSQMASRQITFIDHLEKAIMRIENKTYGICRVTGKLIDKARLRAVPHATLSMEAKLGIVK; encoded by the coding sequence GTGAAAAAAGCATCAGACAATACCAAAGAAAGTAAGGCCACCACAACAGTTAAGAAAGCAGCGGTAGTTCCTGAAGCTAAAGCAGCTAAGGCAGCTCCTGCAAAACCTGTTGAAGATAAAAAGACCGCTAAGGCAGCGGCTCCTGCAAAAACTGAAGAAAAAGCACCTGCAGCAAAAGCTCCGGCCGCAAAGAAGGCAGAGCCAAAAGCAGCCAAGCCGGTAGTTATACCAAAAACATCTACCGATAAAAAAGTTGACTACGAGCCAGACTTCATGAAAAGCGTACTGGATACACCTGCACCAACTCCGCAAGGTCCTACCATGCGATATAGCGATGCAGAACTACAGGAATTCAGGGAGCTGATCAACAAAAAGCTGGATGCAGCTAAAAAAGAATTAGCGTACTTGCAAGGTCTCATCACCCGCCGCGACGAATTGGGTGGCGACGAAACTGATAACCGCTACATGACGATGGAAGATGGTGGCATGAGTATGGAGCGTGAGCAGCTTAGCCAGATGGCAAGTCGCCAGATCACCTTCATCGATCACCTGGAAAAAGCCATCATGCGTATTGAAAATAAGACCTACGGTATTTGCCGGGTTACTGGCAAATTGATAGATAAAGCACGTCTTCGCGCTGTACCTCATGCTACTTTAAGCATGGAAGCCAAGTTGGGAATAGTAAAGTAA
- a CDS encoding DUF4394 domain-containing protein, which produces MKTKSTLYHLPKFLFAPAFWLCMFLIPNGMSQVNAQKVYAVTSGLNLVSFEAASPGTITSSVPLTGLLANHTFEGLDFRPANGQLYAFSYHSTTGAAQVYRIKPGSGTMTPIGNTITLATGMSSIGFDFNPTVDRIRLTSATRQNYRLNPNDGSLAATDGTLTYAAGDPNAGATPNIRGVAYSNNLPSVTTTAIYYYDFNLNTLSTSSAPNAGTMNTIGSSGIVAASTSAIDMDIYTSTGTGTNSAYLLAGTSGSNSNFYRLNLSTGAATLVGMIGSGLDIIDIAVMVDPTPVNKLIYGLSGNNLVTFFSNTPNTFTSSMMISGITAGQAIVGLDFRPATGQLFAMGYNSSNGATQLYVLNTSTGAATAVAAPVTLATGMTGIGFDFNPTVDRIRVTSDQRHNYRLNPNNGAIGATDGTLTYAPGDPNASAMPAVHAVAYTNSFSGATTTAIYYYDINLNILATSSAPNDGTMNTVGSTGITANVSAMIDMDISSNRAAATNNAFLVASTNGTSSNLYSINLATGATRQIGQVGMSGLVSNIAVYIAPPPPSKLVYALSGSNLVSFNANMPGTIVSSVAVTGIAAGQTLVGIDFRPANGQLFGMGYASSGATQLYLINPATGAATTVGSAIMLAAGMTDIGFDFNPTVDRIRVTSSSRKNYRLNPNDGALAGTDTDLSYDAADTNRLVAPDIRAVAYTNSVAGATSTTIYYYDYSLDALATSASPNGGVLTTIGSTAVNTTTSMGLDMDVYTDVATMMNTAFLSATNSAGMSNFYTLNLQTGEATLVGTIGGMPISDFAVSSMDAPLPVTLAEFKLEKVGRSSRLSWITQTEINNDHFIIERSTNGVDFTAISGVIRSKAVNGNSTQQISYEYNDLAPVKGANFYRLLQVDKDGTKKTSRVLQAVFDDVVPVKVFPNPTRGELNVTAIFDVGTVVSSRLVDGSGKVIFVKQEKVSSGTMSNRFDLSSLPAGVYYLLVLDGENVIHRQTVQKQ; this is translated from the coding sequence ATGAAGACAAAGTCTACTCTCTACCATCTGCCAAAGTTCTTATTCGCACCTGCCTTCTGGTTGTGCATGTTTTTGATACCAAACGGGATGAGCCAGGTAAATGCTCAGAAAGTTTATGCGGTCACCTCAGGTTTAAACCTGGTAAGTTTTGAGGCTGCATCGCCCGGCACCATCACTTCTTCGGTCCCTCTTACAGGACTCCTTGCCAATCACACTTTTGAAGGCCTTGACTTTAGACCAGCAAACGGGCAGCTATATGCATTTAGCTACCACTCCACCACCGGCGCAGCGCAGGTATATCGAATTAAACCAGGCAGCGGCACCATGACACCGATAGGAAACACCATCACTTTAGCTACAGGTATGTCATCTATCGGTTTTGATTTCAATCCAACTGTTGATCGGATACGCCTTACAAGTGCCACCAGGCAGAACTACCGGTTGAACCCGAATGACGGTTCACTGGCTGCCACAGATGGAACGCTTACCTATGCAGCAGGTGATCCTAATGCAGGTGCTACACCTAACATAAGGGGAGTGGCTTATTCAAACAATCTTCCTTCTGTCACCACTACTGCAATCTATTACTACGACTTTAACCTGAATACCTTAAGCACCAGCAGTGCACCTAATGCCGGCACTATGAATACAATCGGCTCTTCAGGTATAGTAGCAGCATCTACATCAGCGATTGATATGGATATATATACCAGCACTGGCACCGGTACCAATTCAGCATATCTTTTAGCTGGTACCAGCGGTAGCAATAGCAACTTCTACAGGTTAAATCTTTCTACAGGGGCAGCAACACTGGTGGGAATGATAGGTAGCGGGTTGGATATTATAGATATAGCTGTTATGGTTGATCCCACACCCGTAAATAAGTTGATCTATGGGTTGAGTGGAAACAACCTGGTTACTTTCTTTTCTAATACGCCTAATACATTTACCAGTAGCATGATGATCTCTGGCATTACAGCCGGACAAGCCATAGTTGGATTAGATTTCAGACCTGCTACCGGGCAGCTTTTTGCTATGGGCTACAATAGTAGTAATGGCGCCACCCAGCTTTATGTATTGAATACATCTACAGGCGCTGCAACAGCAGTAGCAGCTCCTGTAACATTAGCTACTGGAATGACGGGTATTGGTTTTGATTTTAACCCAACAGTAGACAGGATACGCGTTACGAGTGATCAGCGGCACAACTACCGGCTAAATCCAAACAACGGTGCAATAGGAGCAACCGATGGTACTCTTACGTATGCACCAGGTGATCCTAATGCTTCGGCAATGCCAGCTGTACATGCAGTTGCATATACCAACAGCTTCAGCGGTGCTACCACCACAGCTATCTATTATTATGATATAAACTTGAACATCCTTGCCACCAGTTCAGCTCCTAATGATGGTACAATGAACACTGTAGGAAGTACCGGCATTACAGCCAATGTTTCGGCAATGATTGACATGGACATTTCATCTAACAGAGCGGCGGCTACCAATAATGCTTTTTTGGTAGCAAGTACCAACGGCACCAGCAGCAACCTTTACAGCATCAACCTGGCAACAGGAGCTACCAGGCAAATAGGCCAGGTAGGAATGAGTGGGTTGGTAAGCAATATTGCTGTTTACATTGCGCCACCTCCTCCTAGCAAACTTGTATATGCACTGTCAGGAAGCAATCTTGTAAGCTTTAATGCAAATATGCCAGGCACGATTGTAAGTTCAGTGGCTGTGACAGGAATTGCGGCAGGTCAAACATTGGTGGGTATTGATTTCAGACCAGCAAATGGTCAATTATTTGGAATGGGTTATGCTTCATCGGGAGCTACACAATTGTACCTCATCAACCCTGCTACCGGTGCAGCAACCACAGTAGGTTCAGCTATTATGTTAGCTGCTGGTATGACTGATATAGGATTTGATTTCAACCCAACAGTTGACAGGATCAGGGTGACCAGCAGTAGCCGGAAGAATTATCGTCTCAATCCTAATGATGGCGCTTTAGCTGGAACAGATACTGATCTGAGTTATGATGCAGCAGATACCAATCGTTTGGTTGCTCCAGATATTCGTGCAGTAGCTTATACCAATAGTGTAGCAGGAGCTACAAGCACAACTATCTATTACTACGACTATAGCCTGGATGCGCTTGCTACCAGTGCATCTCCAAATGGTGGAGTACTAACAACCATAGGTAGTACAGCGGTGAACACTACTACTTCTATGGGTTTGGATATGGATGTGTATACCGACGTAGCCACAATGATGAATACTGCATTTTTATCTGCCACTAATAGTGCAGGAATGAGCAATTTTTATACGTTGAACCTGCAAACTGGTGAGGCAACGTTGGTGGGAACAATAGGAGGTATGCCTATTTCTGATTTCGCTGTTAGCAGCATGGATGCGCCCCTGCCTGTTACACTGGCTGAATTTAAACTAGAGAAAGTTGGCCGTAGCAGCAGGCTTAGCTGGATCACGCAAACGGAGATCAACAACGATCATTTTATCATTGAGCGTAGCACGAACGGGGTTGACTTTACAGCCATTTCAGGTGTGATCCGTTCAAAAGCGGTGAATGGTAACAGCACCCAGCAGATCTCGTACGAGTACAATGACCTGGCACCAGTAAAAGGAGCAAACTTCTACAGGCTTTTACAAGTAGATAAAGATGGAACGAAAAAAACCAGTCGTGTGCTACAAGCAGTGTTTGATGATGTGGTGCCTGTGAAAGTATTCCCTAATCCAACACGCGGTGAACTGAATGTAACTGCCATTTTTGATGTAGGGACTGTTGTAAGCTCTCGCCTAGTAGATGGATCAGGTAAAGTTATTTTTGTAAAACAGGAAAAAGTAAGCAGCGGCACTATGAGCAACAGGTTTGATCTTTCCTCTCTGCCTGCGGGAGTTTATTACCTGCTGGTGTTGGATGGCGAAAACGTAATTCATAGGCAGACTGTTCAGAAGCAATAG
- a CDS encoding ABC transporter ATP-binding protein: MKKYSRIFRYLSAHKGNIVLYFIFTLLSIIFSLISLGTLPFFLRLIFFPDQLVLTRPEVIKSSNDFVQVINYELSNLIKQNGANGPLLALGYICIAIIVTILLKNLFFYLSFYVLTPIKNHVSTRLRAEVYNKLLMLPIGYFTEQRKGDVMSRMTNDIGEVDGSVVGTLEGLIKDPLYIIIILTILIVISPQLSLFLLIFLPLTALIIGRISRTLKKQSNIAAVKLGEGLSILDETLTGLRVIKAFNAEQLLRNRFFGINDDLYHLRNKMQFRRDLASPLSEVLGVGVLCGILWFGGRLVLGGLAGELSAEGFIGYIVIFTQILSPAKALSGSYYNIQKGSAAIERIEEILNAHVKVDANENGLKMDTFKNKLEFKNVGFRYEDKVILKNINFTVEKGKTVALVGSSGAGKSTLADLVPRFHDVTEGEVLIDGVNIKDYSLHSVRSHMGIVTQEPILFNDSIAKNIALGMEEATPEQIEQAAKIANAHNYISQKEEGYATNIGDRGSKLSGGERQRLTIARAVLKNPPILILDEATSSLDTESERLVQDAIYKMMENRTSIVIAHRLSTIRHADEILVLNKGEIAERGTHEELINHNGIYRRLVDMQEVK, encoded by the coding sequence ATGAAAAAATACTCCCGGATCTTTAGATATCTCTCTGCTCATAAAGGCAACATTGTTCTCTACTTCATTTTTACGCTTCTATCCATAATTTTCTCACTTATCTCTCTTGGTACGCTGCCGTTCTTTTTACGACTGATCTTTTTTCCCGACCAGTTGGTGCTTACCAGGCCTGAGGTAATAAAAAGCTCAAACGACTTTGTACAGGTGATAAATTATGAGTTAAGTAACCTGATAAAGCAAAATGGTGCCAACGGTCCATTGCTCGCTTTGGGATATATATGTATTGCAATCATTGTTACTATCTTACTCAAAAACCTGTTTTTCTACTTATCTTTTTATGTACTCACACCTATAAAAAACCATGTATCCACCAGGCTTAGAGCAGAAGTGTACAATAAACTGCTGATGCTTCCAATTGGATATTTCACGGAGCAACGCAAAGGTGATGTTATGAGCCGCATGACCAACGACATCGGCGAAGTGGATGGTTCGGTGGTGGGGACACTGGAAGGATTGATCAAGGACCCGCTTTACATCATTATCATTCTAACCATACTTATAGTTATCAGTCCGCAGCTTTCGCTTTTCCTGCTGATCTTTCTTCCTCTGACAGCGCTGATCATTGGGCGCATTAGCCGGACACTAAAAAAACAATCGAACATAGCTGCCGTGAAACTTGGAGAAGGTTTATCTATTTTGGATGAAACCCTTACAGGATTACGCGTTATTAAAGCTTTCAATGCAGAGCAACTGCTTCGCAATCGTTTTTTTGGTATCAACGACGACCTGTATCATTTGCGCAACAAAATGCAGTTCAGGCGCGACTTGGCCTCACCGTTAAGCGAGGTGCTAGGCGTAGGTGTATTGTGCGGCATTCTGTGGTTTGGTGGAAGACTGGTTTTAGGCGGCCTTGCAGGTGAACTTAGCGCTGAAGGATTTATCGGCTACATCGTCATCTTTACCCAAATTCTTAGCCCGGCAAAAGCGCTGTCAGGTTCATATTATAATATTCAAAAAGGTTCAGCTGCTATTGAGCGTATAGAGGAAATATTGAATGCCCATGTAAAAGTAGATGCTAACGAGAACGGGCTGAAGATGGATACGTTCAAAAACAAGTTAGAGTTTAAGAACGTTGGATTTAGGTACGAAGACAAGGTGATATTGAAGAACATCAATTTCACTGTAGAAAAGGGAAAAACGGTAGCACTGGTAGGTTCTTCAGGTGCAGGTAAAAGTACACTGGCTGATCTTGTACCACGATTTCATGATGTAACGGAGGGCGAAGTACTGATAGATGGTGTGAACATAAAAGATTATTCACTGCATTCTGTAAGAAGTCATATGGGAATTGTAACCCAAGAGCCAATTCTCTTTAATGATTCAATTGCAAAGAATATAGCGCTGGGTATGGAAGAAGCCACACCTGAACAAATAGAACAAGCCGCTAAGATTGCAAATGCCCACAATTATATTTCGCAGAAAGAAGAAGGTTATGCTACCAACATAGGTGACCGTGGAAGCAAGCTCAGTGGTGGCGAAAGGCAAAGGCTTACCATTGCACGTGCAGTACTTAAAAATCCGCCCATACTTATATTAGACGAAGCCACCTCTTCGCTGGATACAGAAAGCGAAAGACTGGTGCAGGATGCCATTTACAAAATGATGGAAAACAGGACCTCCATTGTTATCGCCCATCGCTTAAGTACTATTCGCCATGCAGATGAAATTTTAGTACTTAATAAAGGCGAAATAGCAGAACGCGGCACACACGAAGAACTCATAAACCACAACGGTATCTACAGGCGACTAGTAGATATGCAGGAAGTAAAATAA
- the rbfA gene encoding 30S ribosome-binding factor RbfA, with translation MQEGKRQKQVAAVLQQELNDIFMRLGMNMMDGGMVSISAVKVTPDLLEARIYLSLFQVPDPKEALKKIEGRAWEVKRELSDRVKTQLRRIPVLQFFLDDTLDYVFKMEEIFKQIKTDDDKPAEQ, from the coding sequence ATGCAGGAAGGAAAACGTCAGAAACAGGTAGCAGCGGTGTTGCAGCAAGAGCTCAATGATATTTTCATGAGGCTGGGAATGAACATGATGGATGGAGGTATGGTATCCATTTCGGCGGTTAAGGTTACGCCCGATCTTTTGGAGGCGCGTATATACCTCAGCCTTTTCCAGGTTCCTGATCCAAAGGAAGCATTGAAAAAAATAGAAGGAAGGGCTTGGGAAGTAAAACGGGAATTGAGTGACAGGGTAAAAACCCAGTTGCGCCGTATACCGGTTCTCCAGTTCTTCTTAGACGATACGCTTGACTACGTATTCAAAATGGAAGAAATATTCAAGCAGATAAAAACAGATGATGATAAACCAGCAGAGCAGTAG
- a CDS encoding FtsX-like permease family protein → MTFLFAWRYFKAKKTTNAINIISWISILAIAVGAAALILVLSVFNGFEDLVKGLYADFYADVRVGPAKGKTITLTTDQLQKLRGTPGVATMSLIAEEKAVLVNEEYQSIIYLKGVDEQYTQVNGLAKHIIKGKFLTGVADDPLLVLGAGIENAVGVEPGVSIQPLTVYLPNRKAVNFSGMDALNSYNAFVSGSFVLQQDFDNKYAITNLGFVKYMLDMAEDEYTAAEIALTPGTDVEDITDQLSAVLGKDYQVQTRYQQNQSLYAVMQMEKWVIYGILSIILVVAAFNMIGALTMLVLEKQKDIAVLRAMGADNHYIQRIFVNEGIVLATVGGGIGILLAAGICYLQIEYKLLKLSGGSFIIDYYPVKMLPQDFLLVVSTVFFISLLAAYIPARKASRQQFSLKS, encoded by the coding sequence ATGACCTTTCTTTTTGCATGGCGGTATTTCAAAGCAAAGAAAACCACCAATGCTATCAACATCATTTCGTGGATCAGCATATTGGCCATAGCTGTAGGCGCTGCAGCACTTATACTAGTGCTCAGTGTTTTCAATGGCTTTGAAGATCTTGTAAAAGGTCTTTATGCTGATTTTTATGCAGATGTTCGGGTAGGTCCTGCAAAAGGGAAAACAATCACATTAACCACCGATCAATTACAGAAACTAAGAGGGACACCTGGCGTAGCCACCATGAGCCTGATAGCTGAAGAAAAAGCTGTTTTAGTTAATGAAGAATACCAATCTATTATATACCTGAAGGGTGTAGATGAGCAATACACGCAGGTAAATGGCTTGGCGAAGCATATTATAAAAGGTAAGTTCCTGACCGGTGTGGCGGACGATCCACTGCTGGTATTAGGTGCGGGAATAGAGAATGCTGTTGGCGTAGAACCGGGTGTAAGTATTCAGCCACTAACGGTTTACCTGCCAAATAGAAAGGCTGTTAACTTCTCTGGTATGGATGCATTGAATTCTTACAATGCCTTTGTCAGTGGTTCTTTTGTATTGCAACAAGATTTTGATAATAAGTACGCCATCACCAATCTCGGCTTTGTAAAGTATATGCTCGACATGGCAGAGGATGAATATACCGCTGCAGAAATAGCACTCACACCGGGTACAGATGTAGAAGACATAACCGATCAGCTGTCTGCGGTCCTTGGGAAAGATTACCAGGTACAAACGCGCTACCAGCAAAACCAAAGTCTGTATGCGGTGATGCAAATGGAGAAATGGGTGATCTATGGCATTCTTTCTATCATACTGGTAGTTGCCGCCTTTAATATGATAGGAGCGCTTACCATGCTTGTTTTAGAAAAACAGAAAGACATTGCTGTTCTTCGTGCAATGGGCGCCGACAACCATTATATACAACGGATTTTTGTAAATGAAGGCATCGTGCTGGCGACAGTTGGTGGCGGCATAGGGATACTTTTAGCCGCGGGCATATGTTACCTGCAAATCGAGTATAAGCTCTTAAAGTTATCAGGCGGAAGTTTTATTATTGATTACTACCCGGTAAAAATGTTGCCGCAGGATTTTTTACTGGTAGTGAGTACCGTGTTCTTTATATCATTATTAGCTGCATACATCCCTGCACGTAAGGCGTCAAGGCAGCAATTTTCGCTGAAGAGTTAG